The following are encoded in a window of Episyrphus balteatus chromosome X, idEpiBalt1.1, whole genome shotgun sequence genomic DNA:
- the LOC129920560 gene encoding potassium voltage-gated channel protein Shal isoform X2, producing MASVAAWLPFARAAAIGWVPIATHPLPPPPIPKDRRKTDDEKLLINVSGRRFETWRNTLEKYPDTLLGSNEREFFYDEDCKEYFFDRDPDIFRHILNYYRTGKLHYPKHECLTSYDEELAFFGIMPDVIGDCCYEDYRDRKRENAERLMDDKLSENGDQNLQQLTNIRQKMWRAFENPHTSTAALVFYYVTGFFIAVSVMANVVETVPCGHRPGRAGTLPCGERYKIVFFCLDTACVMIFTAEYLLRLFAAPDRCKFVRSVMSIIDVVAILPYYIGLGITDNDDVSGAFVTLRVFRVFRIFKFSRHSQGLRILGYTLKSCASELGFLVFSLAMAIIIFATVMFYAEKNVNGTNFTSIPAAFWYTIVTMTTLGYGDMVPETIAGKIVGGVCSLSGVLVIALPVPVIVSNFSRIYHQNQRADKRKAQRKARLARIRIAKASSGAAFVNKKKAAEARWAAQESGIELDDSYRDEDIFELQHHHLLRCLEKTTACGKYMPASGNAQGNQNNQPMDGTYLVEASF from the exons ATGGCCTCGGTCGCCGCTTGGCTGCCATTTGCACGGGCGGCGGCCATCGGTTGGGTGCCGATAGCAACGCATCCCCTCCCACCACCACCTATACCAAAAGATCGCCGAAAAACCGACGACGAAAAACTACTAATAAACGTTTCTGGGCGCCGTTTTGAAACATGGCGTAATACTTTGGAAAAATACCCAGACACACTGCTCGGCTCAAATGAACGTGAATTTTTTTACGATGAAGATTGCAAAGAATATTTTTTCGATCGAGATCCGGATATATTCCGTCATATACTCAATTATTATCGAACTGGTAAATTGCATTATCCGAAACATGAATGTCTCACAAGCTATGATGAAGAATTGGCATTCTTTGGAATTATGCCCGATGTAATCGGTGATTGTTGTTACGAAGATTATCGTGACCGCAAGCGTGAAAATGCCGAACGCTTAATGGATGACAAGCTATCAGAAAATGGTGATCAAAATTTGCAGCAATTAACAAATATACGCCAGAAAATGTGGCGAGCCTTTGAAAATCCTCATACATCAACGGCTGCATTGGTATTTTATTATGTTACCGGATTTTTTATTGCGGTTTCTGTGATGGCGAATGTAGTGGAAACAGTTCCTTGCGGCCATCGACCAGGCCGGGCTGGAACACTGCCATGCGGCGAACGctataaaattgttttcttttgcttGGATACCGCATGTGTTATGATATTTACCGCCGAGTATTTATTAAGATTGTTTGCGGCACCGGATCGTTGTAAATTTGTACGCAGTGTTATGAGTATTATTGATGTGGTGGCCATTTTGCCATATTATATTGGCCTTGGTATAACTGACAACGATGATGTGTCGGGGGCGTTCGTAACGCTTCGTGTATTCCGagtttttcgtatttttaaattttcgcgACATTCGCAGGGTTTGCGTATTCTTGGTTATACGTTAAAATCATGTGCTTCCGAGCTGGGCTTTCTTGTGTTTTCACTGGCCATGGCTATTATTATTTTCGCAACCGTTATGTTCTATgctgagaaaaatgttaatggaACGAATTTCACATCGATACCGGCTGCCTTTTGGTATACAATTGTAACCATGACAACTTTGGG CTACGGTGACATGGTTCCAGAGACAATAGCTGGTAAAATAGTTGGTGGTGTTTGTTCCCTCAGTGGAGTGTTGGTCATTGCTCTTCCAGTACCTGTAATTGTTTCAAACTTCAGTCGAATATACCATCAAAATCAGCGAGCAGACAAGCGCAAAGCCCAGCGA aaagcACGTTTGGCTCGTATTCGAATTGCCAAGGCATCATCCGGTGCTGCAtttgttaataaaaagaaaGCTGCCGAAGCTCGTTGGGCTGCCCAAGAATCTGGCATTGAATTGGACGATAGTTATCGTGATGAGGATATTTTTGAACTGCAACATCATCATTTATTAAGATGCTTAGAAAAAACCACg GCCTGCGGAAAATACATGCCAGCCTCAGGTAATGCTCAAGGTAACCAAAACAACCAACCAATGGATGGGACATATTTAGTAGAAGCATcgttttaa
- the LOC129920560 gene encoding potassium voltage-gated channel protein Shal isoform X1, translated as MASVAAWLPFARAAAIGWVPIATHPLPPPPIPKDRRKTDDEKLLINVSGRRFETWRNTLEKYPDTLLGSNEREFFYDEDCKEYFFDRDPDIFRHILNYYRTGKLHYPKHECLTSYDEELAFFGIMPDVIGDCCYEDYRDRKRENAERLMDDKLSENGDQNLQQLTNIRQKMWRAFENPHTSTAALVFYYVTGFFIAVSVMANVVETVPCGHRPGRAGTLPCGERYKIVFFCLDTACVMIFTAEYLLRLFAAPDRCKFVRSVMSIIDVVAILPYYIGLGITDNDDVSGAFVTLRVFRVFRIFKFSRHSQGLRILGYTLKSCASELGFLVFSLAMAIIIFATVMFYAEKNVNGTNFTSIPAAFWYTIVTMTTLGYGDMVPETIAGKIVGGVCSLSGVLVIALPVPVIVSNFSRIYHQNQRADKRKAQRKARLARIRIAKASSGAAFVNKKKAAEARWAAQESGIELDDSYRDEDIFELQHHHLLRCLEKTTDREFVELDTPYNGQPKRPGSPSPMASPAHSTNSAVGLMQSCCGRCCSQRYQACGKYMPASGNAQGNQNNQPMDGTYLVEASF; from the exons ATGGCCTCGGTCGCCGCTTGGCTGCCATTTGCACGGGCGGCGGCCATCGGTTGGGTGCCGATAGCAACGCATCCCCTCCCACCACCACCTATACCAAAAGATCGCCGAAAAACCGACGACGAAAAACTACTAATAAACGTTTCTGGGCGCCGTTTTGAAACATGGCGTAATACTTTGGAAAAATACCCAGACACACTGCTCGGCTCAAATGAACGTGAATTTTTTTACGATGAAGATTGCAAAGAATATTTTTTCGATCGAGATCCGGATATATTCCGTCATATACTCAATTATTATCGAACTGGTAAATTGCATTATCCGAAACATGAATGTCTCACAAGCTATGATGAAGAATTGGCATTCTTTGGAATTATGCCCGATGTAATCGGTGATTGTTGTTACGAAGATTATCGTGACCGCAAGCGTGAAAATGCCGAACGCTTAATGGATGACAAGCTATCAGAAAATGGTGATCAAAATTTGCAGCAATTAACAAATATACGCCAGAAAATGTGGCGAGCCTTTGAAAATCCTCATACATCAACGGCTGCATTGGTATTTTATTATGTTACCGGATTTTTTATTGCGGTTTCTGTGATGGCGAATGTAGTGGAAACAGTTCCTTGCGGCCATCGACCAGGCCGGGCTGGAACACTGCCATGCGGCGAACGctataaaattgttttcttttgcttGGATACCGCATGTGTTATGATATTTACCGCCGAGTATTTATTAAGATTGTTTGCGGCACCGGATCGTTGTAAATTTGTACGCAGTGTTATGAGTATTATTGATGTGGTGGCCATTTTGCCATATTATATTGGCCTTGGTATAACTGACAACGATGATGTGTCGGGGGCGTTCGTAACGCTTCGTGTATTCCGagtttttcgtatttttaaattttcgcgACATTCGCAGGGTTTGCGTATTCTTGGTTATACGTTAAAATCATGTGCTTCCGAGCTGGGCTTTCTTGTGTTTTCACTGGCCATGGCTATTATTATTTTCGCAACCGTTATGTTCTATgctgagaaaaatgttaatggaACGAATTTCACATCGATACCGGCTGCCTTTTGGTATACAATTGTAACCATGACAACTTTGGG CTACGGTGACATGGTTCCAGAGACAATAGCTGGTAAAATAGTTGGTGGTGTTTGTTCCCTCAGTGGAGTGTTGGTCATTGCTCTTCCAGTACCTGTAATTGTTTCAAACTTCAGTCGAATATACCATCAAAATCAGCGAGCAGACAAGCGCAAAGCCCAGCGA aaagcACGTTTGGCTCGTATTCGAATTGCCAAGGCATCATCCGGTGCTGCAtttgttaataaaaagaaaGCTGCCGAAGCTCGTTGGGCTGCCCAAGAATCTGGCATTGAATTGGACGATAGTTATCGTGATGAGGATATTTTTGAACTGCAACATCATCATTTATTAAGATGCTTAGAAAAAACCACg gATCGTGAATTTGTTGAGCTTGATACACCATATAATGGTCAACCGAAACGTCCCGGTTCGCCATCGCCTATGGCAAGTCCAGCTCATTCAACTAATAGCGCTGTAGGCTTGATGCAATCATGCTGTGGACGTTGTTGTTCACAGCGCTACCAG GCCTGCGGAAAATACATGCCAGCCTCAGGTAATGCTCAAGGTAACCAAAACAACCAACCAATGGATGGGACATATTTAGTAGAAGCATcgttttaa